The following coding sequences lie in one Oryctolagus cuniculus chromosome 7, mOryCun1.1, whole genome shotgun sequence genomic window:
- the CRNN gene encoding cornulin encodes MPQLLRNINGIIEAFGRYARMEGNCQVLSRGELKRLLEHEFADVIVKPHDPATVDEVFRLLDEDDTGTIEFQEFLVLMFKVAQACFKTLSKSPQGACGSQEFGSQHSGASQELGEGQASATEARRVGTGLQQEGSSQGQSKQTSRGQDRARTQIQSQDNSSTHDRQTEAQRQERTSQQTQASGHEGQTQSMEDKNRQTRESRSESQSQTTQQDRAPQTGETKTGTATHTQAGATQTVEQDRSHQTKSTSKQPQESPHGQTREPETHGQDSSQTSQVVTGQHIQTQSRSYTKTVQQGRSHQTGSTSVQTQESPDSQTKGPKTHRQDSSQTSQVVTGGHVQTQTGSYTKTVQQGRSHQTGSTSVQTQEFSDGQTKGPKTHSQDSSQTSQVVPGGHAQAQTGSQTQTMQQGINHQTGSTSIQTQGSSDGQTRRPETHSQDSSQTSQAVTGGHVQTEAGSHSQTVEQGISQSESHTGAGAQGQTQTQSGTGQRWTHVSNFEARESAPGGQAQTRASVVTGRQEGSSTHSSSSVTGGQGERQPPVVTSEWVDDITRELVIERQD; translated from the exons ATGCCCCAGTTACTGAGAAACATTAACGGGATCATCGAGGCCTTTGGGCGCTATGCCAGGATGGAGGGCAACTGCCAAGTGCTCTCCCGAGGGGAGCTGAAAAGACTCCTGGAGCATGAGTTTGCAGATGTCATCGTG AAACCCCACGACCCTGCCACTGTGGATGAAGTCTTTCGCCTGCTGGATGAAGATGACACAGGCACTATAGAATTCCAGGAATTCCTGGTCTTGATGTTTAAAGTTGCACAGGCCTGTTTCAAGACACTGAGCAAGAGTCCCCAGGGAGCTTGTGGGTCTCAAGAGTTTGGAAGCCAGCACTCCGGGGCCTCACAAGAGCTTGGAGAAGGCCAAGCAAGTGCCACTGAAGCAAGGAGGGTTGGGACAGGGCTGCAGCAagaggggagcagccagggacaAAGCAAGCAGACTTCCAGAGGGCAGGACAGGGCCAGGACTCAGATCCAGAGTCAGGACAACAGCTCAACACATGACAGgcagactgaggcccagagacaggAAAGAACAAGTCAGCAGACACAGGCCAGCGGGCATGAGGGACAGACCCAGAGCATGGAGGACAAGAATCGGCAGACCAGAGAGAGTAGATCAGAGAGTCAATCACAGACCACACAGCAGGACAGAGCCCCCCAGACAGGTGAGACCAAGACAGGAACTGCAACTCACACCCAAGCAGGTGCCACTCAGACCGTGGAGCAAGACAGGAGCCATCAGACCAAAAGCACCAGCAAACAGCCGCAAGAGTCCCCCCATGGTCAGACCAGGGAGCCTGAGACGCATGGTCAAGACAGCAGCCAGACCAGCCAGGTTGTGACAGGACAACACATCCAGACACAGTCACGGTCATACACCAAGACTGTGCAGCAGGGAAGAAGCCATCAGACAGGAAGTACCAGTGTCCAGACACAGGAGTCCCCTGATAGCCAAACCAAAGGACCTAAGACGCACAGACAAGACAGCAGCCAGACCAGCCAGGTTGTGACAGGAGGACACGTCCAGACACAGACAGGGTCATACACCAAGACTGTGCAGCAGGGCAGAAGCCATCAGACAGGAAGTACCAGTGTCCAGACACAGGAGTTCTCTGATGGCCAGACCAAAGGACCTAAGACGCACAGTCAAGACAGCAGCCAGACCAGCCAGGTTGTGCCAGgaggacatgctcaagctcagACAGGGTCACAGACCCAGACGATGCAGCAGGGCATAAACCATCAGACAGGAAGTACCAGCATCCAGACACAGGGGTCCTCTGATGGTCAGACCAGGAGGCCTGAGACCCACAGTCAAGACAGCAGCCAGACCAGCCAGGCTGTGACAGGAGGACATGTTCAGACAGAAGCAGGATCGCACTCCCAGACTGTGGAGCAAGGCATAAGCCAGAGTGAGAGCCATACAGGGGCTGGAGCACAGGGGCAGACCCAGACACAGTCTGGCACTGGTCAAAGGTGGACACACGTAAGCAACTTCGAGGCAAGAGAGTCAGCACCGGGAGGACAGGCCCAGACTAGGGCGAGTGTTGTGACAGGACGACAGGAAGGGAGCAGTACGCACTCCAGCAGCAGTGTgacaggagggcagggagagagacagcccCCAGTAGTCACCAGTGAGTGGGTTGATGACATCACACGGGAGCTAGTGATTGAAAGGCAGGACTAA